From the genome of Leptospira saintgironsiae, one region includes:
- a CDS encoding class I SAM-dependent methyltransferase, with product MSTNKNTYQLIDSGNFKKLEQVGPYKVIRPSPVAAWPPTQPSLWKDADGEYHRSDKGGGNWNWKGSSASRPDSEDEFLIQIPPLTVKIRFTPFGHLGIFPEQLSNWDRIRNVSSQLAGQGEVLNLFAYSGLSTLSVLAGGLDACHLDSSKGMVEWARENAQVSGLADKKVRWIIEDVLKFLNREIRREKKYIGFILDPPTFGRGASGEVFKIEKDLPEMMDLLMQLCNNKPEFVFLTCHSTGFSPLALRRILEGRIKTPGNYLTEELFISESTGRLHPAGSNCVFNSNRVKL from the coding sequence ATGAGCACAAATAAAAATACATACCAACTCATCGATTCCGGAAATTTTAAAAAGTTAGAACAAGTGGGTCCGTATAAAGTGATACGCCCTTCTCCTGTTGCTGCTTGGCCCCCTACTCAACCTTCTCTCTGGAAGGACGCTGACGGAGAATATCATAGGAGCGACAAAGGTGGAGGAAATTGGAACTGGAAAGGATCCAGTGCCTCGAGACCAGACTCGGAAGATGAGTTTCTGATCCAAATACCACCACTAACTGTTAAGATACGTTTTACTCCTTTTGGACATCTTGGTATTTTTCCTGAACAATTAAGCAATTGGGATCGCATCCGAAATGTGTCTTCTCAACTTGCAGGACAAGGAGAAGTTTTAAATTTATTCGCTTATTCAGGACTTTCCACCTTATCAGTATTAGCTGGAGGATTGGACGCCTGCCATTTAGATTCTTCCAAAGGAATGGTAGAATGGGCCAGAGAGAATGCACAAGTGTCCGGACTTGCCGACAAAAAAGTACGTTGGATCATTGAAGATGTATTAAAATTCCTGAATAGAGAGATCAGAAGAGAAAAAAAATATATAGGTTTTATCTTAGATCCACCAACTTTCGGTCGAGGCGCAAGCGGAGAAGTTTTCAAAATAGAAAAAGATCTGCCAGAGATGATGGATCTACTCATGCAACTTTGCAATAATAAGCCAGAGTTTGTATTCTTGACCTGCCACTCTACTGGATTTAGCCCTCTTGCACTCAGAAGAATTTTGGAAGGTAGGATCAAAACTCCTGGTAATTATCTTACAGAAGAACTTTTTATCTCCGAATCCACAGGAAGATTACATCCTGCAGGTTCCAATTGTGTATTTAATTCTAATAGAGTAAAACTTTGA
- the cfa gene encoding cyclopropane fatty acyl phospholipid synthase yields MWKEKVRGKVEELFAKAGVSFGGNAAWDIQVKDDRLFEKIFSNGSLGLGEAYMNGWFECGRFDETVRRLLDKGIEKASKTWGNFFLYLESIILNRQSRRRAFVIGERHYDLGNDLFELMLDKEMVYSCAYWKNANTLDEAQENKMDLICRKLDLQPGMKVLDIGCGWGGLARHAAREYGAEVFGISVSKEQLALAGERSKELKVKYELMDYRDVKDNFDSILSVGQMEHVGYKNYRTYMEIVYKSLKDKGLFLLHTIGSNSSNKVTDRWIEKYIFPNSHLPSAAQIAKASENLFVLEDLHNFGPDYDKTLMAWYNNFEKGWNLIQKKYGERFRRMWEFYLLSCAGAFRSRKIQLWQFVFSKGDREEIYQAVR; encoded by the coding sequence ATGTGGAAGGAAAAAGTTCGCGGTAAGGTAGAAGAATTATTTGCAAAGGCAGGAGTCAGCTTCGGAGGAAACGCAGCTTGGGACATCCAAGTAAAGGACGATAGATTATTCGAAAAAATATTCAGTAACGGTTCTCTTGGTTTGGGAGAAGCCTATATGAATGGCTGGTTCGAATGTGGAAGATTCGACGAAACAGTCAGAAGATTATTAGACAAAGGAATAGAAAAGGCTTCTAAAACATGGGGAAACTTTTTTCTATATCTTGAATCTATAATATTAAACCGCCAATCCAGAAGAAGAGCATTTGTGATCGGAGAAAGGCATTATGATCTTGGTAACGATCTATTTGAGCTAATGTTAGACAAGGAAATGGTTTATTCCTGCGCATACTGGAAGAATGCAAATACGTTAGATGAGGCTCAAGAAAACAAAATGGATCTGATCTGTAGGAAATTGGATCTCCAACCAGGAATGAAGGTTTTGGATATCGGATGTGGTTGGGGAGGACTCGCCAGACATGCGGCCAGAGAATATGGAGCAGAAGTATTCGGGATCAGCGTTTCTAAAGAACAATTGGCACTTGCAGGAGAAAGATCCAAAGAACTTAAAGTAAAATACGAATTAATGGATTATCGAGATGTTAAGGACAATTTCGATTCTATCCTTTCCGTCGGCCAAATGGAGCATGTAGGTTATAAAAATTATAGGACCTATATGGAGATAGTTTATAAATCCCTAAAGGACAAAGGATTATTCTTGCTTCATACCATAGGCTCCAATAGTTCCAATAAGGTTACCGATAGATGGATTGAAAAATATATTTTTCCAAATTCACATCTTCCTTCTGCGGCGCAGATCGCTAAAGCAAGCGAGAATCTTTTTGTATTAGAAGATCTTCATAATTTCGGCCCGGACTATGATAAGACACTCATGGCTTGGTATAATAATTTCGAGAAAGGATGGAATCTAATCCAGAAAAAGTACGGAGAAAGATTTAGACGTATGTGGGAATTTTATCTTTTAAGTTGTGCTGGAGCAT
- a CDS encoding class I SAM-dependent rRNA methyltransferase: MASSKTSNRFRRYQLNKTTESVLNSGHPWILNGKLSTAISAFQDGDWMRLVSGSNETLGFGIYSSSGPIGIRIIQRGNEFSLPQLLETIEKALELRKPLRTKTNAYRLLHGENDLIPGVTVDRYGNSWVVQTYSNSLRTFSRLVVRYLYLAASKTKEPIPKQIVWISPQRIGSEKSLPIRFLRGKKEIPYEEKIFLNQVQWKTKIPGQKGGFFLDVRNLRQYILEKPELAKDKDCLHLFSHTGLTSVCLEEAGAKSVFSADGAKEALEEFASHILPEHEILNFEKKNTVLTKGRHHLVRADLFQDWGFLEDRKFSLIVLDPPNLTPNQAAILAGKKAYRSLITKALFHLEPGGDLILLSCSGRILESEFEKIGRETLANKGWKYKDLFKLRPEPDHPIRKEFPEGKYFKVHIYKKCEPLDQNI; the protein is encoded by the coding sequence GTGGCTTCTTCCAAAACTTCGAACCGATTCAGACGATACCAATTAAACAAAACAACCGAATCGGTTCTGAATTCAGGACATCCTTGGATCTTAAACGGAAAATTATCCACTGCAATCTCCGCATTCCAAGATGGAGATTGGATGAGGCTCGTTTCCGGATCGAATGAAACATTAGGATTCGGGATCTATTCTTCTTCTGGTCCTATCGGAATACGTATTATACAAAGAGGCAATGAATTCTCACTTCCTCAATTGCTAGAAACGATAGAGAAAGCATTAGAACTTAGAAAACCTCTTAGAACAAAAACAAACGCATACAGACTTTTACATGGAGAGAATGATCTCATCCCCGGAGTCACAGTGGACAGGTATGGAAACTCCTGGGTAGTCCAAACCTATTCAAACTCTTTAAGAACATTTTCCAGATTAGTAGTTAGATATCTATATTTAGCTGCTTCCAAAACTAAAGAACCGATTCCAAAACAAATCGTATGGATCTCTCCACAGCGTATAGGTTCCGAAAAATCTTTGCCAATCCGATTTTTACGAGGCAAAAAAGAAATTCCATATGAAGAAAAAATTTTTCTAAATCAAGTCCAATGGAAAACGAAGATACCTGGCCAGAAAGGCGGTTTTTTCCTAGATGTTCGAAATCTTCGTCAATATATATTAGAAAAACCGGAATTAGCAAAAGACAAAGATTGTCTTCATCTATTCTCTCATACCGGACTTACTTCAGTATGTTTAGAAGAAGCAGGTGCAAAGTCTGTCTTCTCCGCAGATGGAGCTAAAGAAGCTCTCGAAGAATTTGCATCTCATATTTTGCCCGAGCACGAAATCTTAAATTTCGAAAAGAAAAATACGGTCCTCACAAAAGGAAGACATCATTTAGTCCGAGCAGATCTATTCCAAGACTGGGGATTTTTAGAAGACAGAAAATTTTCACTCATCGTTTTAGATCCGCCCAATCTGACTCCAAACCAAGCTGCTATTCTCGCCGGTAAAAAAGCATATCGTAGTCTGATTACTAAGGCACTCTTTCATTTGGAACCGGGAGGAGACCTAATCTTACTTTCTTGTTCCGGAAGAATCCTGGAGTCCGAATTCGAAAAGATTGGCCGAGAAACCTTAGCAAACAAAGGATGGAAGTACAAGGATCTTTTCAAATTAAGACCGGAACCGGATCATCCTATACGTAAGGAATTTCCGGAGGGGAAATACTTCAAGGTGCATATCTATAAAAAATGTGAACCCTTGGATCAGAACATATGA
- a CDS encoding bactofilin family protein: MALVKNSSEVTNSTIGENSYFNGKFFINGSLKIDGKFEGKSLQAEQLYIGASGKVRTNITAASVIIEGIVIGNITARNRVMLLPTSRILGDIRTPELIIQNGVVLEGRCIISSDLKHSNKDHIELEYAKDSLTLERLFGKQTAAKEA, translated from the coding sequence ATGGCACTTGTTAAGAACTCCTCCGAAGTTACAAACTCCACAATCGGCGAAAATTCCTACTTTAATGGAAAATTCTTCATCAATGGATCTTTAAAAATTGATGGAAAGTTCGAAGGAAAATCTCTTCAAGCGGAACAATTGTATATCGGAGCTTCCGGTAAAGTTCGCACAAACATCACTGCTGCCAGTGTTATTATAGAAGGTATCGTGATCGGAAATATCACCGCTCGTAACAGAGTGATGCTTCTTCCTACATCCAGAATTTTGGGAGATATCCGCACACCGGAATTGATCATCCAAAACGGAGTGGTTCTTGAAGGACGTTGTATCATTTCCAGCGACCTGAAACATTCCAATAAAGATCATATCGAATTAGAATACGCTAAGGACTCTTTAACCTTAGAAAGACTTTTCGGTAAACAAACAGCAGCTAAGGAAGCTTAA
- a CDS encoding citrate synthase: protein MANTAILKIDGKEYELPIITGTENEKAIDISKLRQQTGYITLDNGYLNTGACTSAVTFLDGELGILRYRGIPIEQLAEKSSFTEVAYLLIYGHLPSDKELQDWDKELTMHTLIHEDLKRLYNGFPKDGHPMAIMSTMIGSLSTYYQDSYDPENPDHRHISMVRLLAKFPTIASFAYKKSLGQPTVHPMNHLDYCSNFLNMMFSVPSEDYYIDPEIVKALNLLLILHADHEQNCSTSTVRLVGSSLANLYGAISAGICALWGPRHGGANQEVLEMLLEIKASGLPVKKIVEKAKDKNDAFRLSGFGHRVYKNFDPRAKIIKKACDAVLSRLGVKDPLLDIAKELEEAALNDSYFVERKLYPNVDFYSGIIYRALGIPVNMFTVMFAMGRLPGWIAQWKEMIESPDMKIGRPRQIYTGATDTAYDSAKKK, encoded by the coding sequence ATGGCAAACACCGCAATCTTAAAAATCGACGGTAAAGAATATGAACTACCCATCATTACGGGAACAGAAAACGAAAAGGCCATAGACATCTCCAAACTCAGACAACAAACAGGATACATTACATTAGATAACGGTTATTTAAATACCGGTGCCTGCACTAGCGCAGTTACGTTCCTGGATGGAGAGCTGGGAATCTTAAGATACCGCGGTATCCCGATCGAACAATTGGCTGAAAAATCAAGTTTCACCGAAGTTGCTTATCTTCTGATCTATGGTCATCTTCCTTCCGACAAGGAATTACAAGATTGGGATAAAGAACTTACCATGCACACTTTGATCCATGAAGATCTAAAACGTCTTTATAATGGATTCCCTAAAGATGGTCACCCAATGGCGATCATGTCCACAATGATCGGCTCACTTTCTACTTATTACCAAGATTCTTATGATCCAGAAAATCCGGATCATAGACATATCTCCATGGTTCGTCTTTTAGCGAAGTTCCCTACAATCGCTTCATTCGCTTATAAAAAATCATTGGGCCAACCTACTGTTCACCCAATGAACCACTTGGATTATTGCAGCAACTTCTTGAACATGATGTTCTCAGTTCCAAGTGAAGATTATTATATCGATCCTGAGATCGTAAAAGCCCTGAACCTTTTATTGATACTTCATGCTGACCACGAACAAAACTGTTCTACTTCAACAGTTCGTTTAGTTGGTTCTTCTCTTGCAAACTTGTATGGAGCAATCTCAGCAGGTATCTGTGCTCTTTGGGGACCTCGTCACGGAGGAGCAAACCAAGAAGTACTAGAAATGCTTTTAGAGATCAAAGCTTCCGGTCTTCCTGTGAAAAAGATCGTAGAAAAAGCAAAAGATAAGAATGATGCATTCCGTCTTTCCGGATTTGGACATAGAGTTTATAAAAACTTTGACCCTCGTGCTAAGATCATTAAAAAAGCATGTGATGCAGTTCTTTCCAGATTGGGAGTAAAAGATCCTCTATTAGATATCGCTAAAGAATTGGAAGAAGCAGCACTTAACGATTCTTACTTCGTAGAAAGAAAATTGTATCCGAACGTAGACTTTTACAGTGGCATTATCTACCGTGCGCTTGGCATTCCTGTGAACATGTTTACTGTAATGTTTGCTATGGGACGTCTTCCAGGTTGGATCGCTCAATGGAAAGAAATGATAGAATCTCCTGATATGAAAATCGGTAGACCTCGTCAGATCTATACTGGAGCAACTGACACTGCTTACGACAGCGCTAAGAAAAAGTAA
- a CDS encoding SH3 domain-containing protein, which produces MNKKLLYIGLITISITYNCASASSKATLPETKLCVSSDNGLKIRESPNQSAKQLGLAKYSESVSILNYSENSETIGNITAKWANVRYGKLEGWAFAGFLKENCPKLENEPKYDGLKSYTNPNYPLFTLESTDQTLGTIYRKSICDNNKITECYRCSYEAGGADCKLISMTVTETIIRMIVKHSNEFKEHNGNYVCETSNGRELEATRIVCYRK; this is translated from the coding sequence ATGAATAAAAAATTGCTATATATCGGATTGATTACGATATCAATTACTTACAACTGCGCATCTGCCTCATCTAAGGCAACTTTACCCGAAACAAAACTTTGCGTTTCTTCAGATAACGGATTAAAAATCAGAGAAAGCCCGAACCAATCGGCGAAACAATTGGGTCTTGCGAAATATTCCGAATCAGTTTCCATACTAAATTACTCTGAAAATTCTGAGACCATCGGTAACATAACAGCAAAATGGGCGAACGTTCGATACGGTAAATTAGAGGGTTGGGCGTTTGCCGGGTTTTTGAAAGAAAACTGTCCGAAACTCGAAAATGAACCTAAATATGACGGTCTGAAAAGTTACACAAATCCTAATTATCCTTTATTTACCCTAGAATCTACTGATCAAACTTTAGGGACGATATATAGAAAATCAATATGCGATAATAATAAAATTACGGAATGTTACCGTTGTTCTTATGAAGCAGGCGGTGCTGATTGTAAATTAATTTCAATGACTGTAACTGAAACAATAATTAGAATGATAGTAAAACATTCCAACGAATTCAAGGAACACAACGGGAATTACGTTTGCGAAACTTCTAACGGGCGCGAGTTAGAAGCGACAAGAATCGTTTGTTATAGAAAATAA
- a CDS encoding GNAT family N-acetyltransferase has protein sequence MDLLLLADPNEKIIQSYWDRANCYVLESGNSEILGVYVCLTTRPGTSEIINVAVKEGEQGKGLGKKLVLHAISQVREDGFHTLEIGTGNAGIGQLGLYQKCGFRITGIDFDFFTKNYPEPIYENGIHCRDMIRLSLDL, from the coding sequence ATGGATCTGCTGCTTCTTGCGGATCCGAATGAAAAAATTATACAGTCATACTGGGACAGAGCAAATTGTTATGTACTGGAGTCTGGAAATTCAGAAATTTTAGGAGTTTATGTATGTTTGACGACTCGTCCTGGAACTTCTGAGATCATTAATGTAGCAGTGAAAGAAGGTGAGCAAGGCAAGGGCCTTGGAAAAAAATTGGTGCTCCATGCGATTTCCCAGGTAAGAGAAGACGGTTTTCATACCCTCGAAATTGGGACAGGCAATGCGGGAATTGGCCAATTGGGTTTATACCAAAAATGTGGATTTAGAATTACTGGGATCGATTTCGATTTTTTTACCAAAAATTATCCGGAACCAATCTACGAGAACGGGATCCACTGCCGGGACATGATCCGACTGAGTCTGGATCTGTAA
- a CDS encoding lytic transglycosylase domain-containing protein, with the protein MKKTILGLLPFLVVGSLFADDDLKYLVKSYSLEKIRRIFRERSPSKESEVYALVRFHETHPDGDEGNKFRYLVSLLKGRLVVGVTKEELHSLIKNPLPPMNAVSKMSFWKLYEEMVKRKSLSSSELISYLKKLPPEYDPIYKNVIGEILRIHYENGEFKEAKDYAESFSEKDKKEFFGAMAYYRYAKALYKFGETQKGENLLYALAEDANVPSYVKKDIYTDLRTWKGESFYKQIPLEKGVLFLPFLDAGDKKSFISSHQYFSSIVFERPESWKAAARGLVGYYPERLPSLFSRHKSYAEYFPEFTAAMSVELSNQNLAKAGLDLLEKTNLSSSESVEYAYARAYKRLGERDKYFNGLLSSLEKNPYNLIRQDELIDLLIGDHSHFLEESYWKEALKRIPNLPVKGRLVYWYLRSLKSKGKQDELLSWLKSYYKFIPGSYYTRVIREEFAREISSIQQPDSPLRNKDTLYEYLSLTSGDPKYSDKIIGRDLEFAYFPDSFSLDVRIDSAHSKVRGNTLLQNAKEYLEIGEMAHASSLVDKFVLQTGTSEEEKDEIFAALGEVTGNQYLTVFHTRNLMKRRRIPDDVILLPSKLASRIYPRPHRDIVSHYSKSFGIEEDIVYAVMRQESFFKENAVSSSNASGLMQIMGPTGKGLAQGLGLGPYSLFDPEISIQMGAKFLKYLLSSNENDLKWASIAYNGGPGNLRKWKRNHYHGDFNHFLEELPLKEPRDYCRIVTSNYYNYQSLRQYKNR; encoded by the coding sequence ATGAAAAAAACGATTCTGGGGTTACTCCCGTTTCTAGTTGTCGGCAGTCTTTTTGCGGACGACGACCTAAAATACCTAGTCAAATCCTATAGTTTAGAAAAAATACGCAGGATTTTCAGGGAAAGATCCCCTTCCAAAGAATCCGAGGTTTATGCTCTTGTTCGCTTCCATGAAACTCATCCGGACGGGGACGAAGGCAATAAATTCAGATACCTAGTCTCTCTTTTAAAAGGAAGACTTGTAGTTGGTGTTACTAAGGAAGAACTTCATAGTCTGATCAAAAACCCATTACCTCCAATGAACGCAGTCTCCAAAATGAGTTTTTGGAAATTGTATGAGGAAATGGTAAAAAGAAAAAGTTTATCATCTTCTGAACTTATCTCTTATCTCAAAAAACTTCCTCCTGAGTATGATCCTATTTATAAAAATGTAATTGGGGAAATTCTTCGTATTCATTACGAAAATGGAGAATTCAAAGAAGCAAAAGATTACGCCGAAAGTTTTTCTGAAAAAGATAAAAAAGAATTTTTCGGAGCTATGGCTTATTATAGATACGCAAAGGCATTATATAAATTCGGAGAAACACAAAAAGGGGAAAATCTTTTATACGCTCTCGCAGAAGATGCAAATGTTCCCTCTTATGTTAAAAAGGATATTTATACCGACTTAAGGACCTGGAAAGGGGAATCTTTTTACAAACAGATCCCTTTGGAGAAAGGAGTTCTATTTCTTCCGTTCTTAGATGCGGGCGACAAAAAATCTTTTATATCTTCTCACCAATATTTCAGTTCTATCGTTTTTGAAAGACCGGAAAGTTGGAAGGCTGCCGCAAGAGGTTTAGTCGGGTATTATCCGGAAAGGCTTCCTTCTCTTTTCTCCAGACATAAGAGTTATGCGGAATATTTTCCTGAATTTACTGCTGCAATGTCTGTGGAACTCTCCAATCAAAACCTTGCAAAAGCAGGTTTAGATCTATTAGAAAAAACAAATCTTTCTTCTTCCGAGTCCGTAGAATATGCTTATGCAAGGGCTTATAAACGGTTGGGAGAAAGAGATAAGTATTTTAACGGACTTCTCTCTTCTCTCGAAAAAAATCCTTATAATCTAATTCGCCAAGATGAGCTAATCGATCTTTTGATCGGGGACCATTCTCATTTCTTAGAAGAATCTTATTGGAAAGAGGCTTTAAAACGGATCCCGAATCTTCCTGTCAAAGGTAGATTGGTGTATTGGTATTTGAGAAGTTTAAAATCGAAAGGTAAACAAGATGAACTTCTCTCTTGGCTAAAATCTTATTATAAATTCATTCCTGGTTCTTATTATACAAGAGTCATCCGAGAAGAATTCGCACGCGAGATTTCTTCTATCCAACAACCCGATAGTCCTCTCAGAAATAAGGATACATTATACGAATATCTTTCTTTAACTTCGGGAGATCCAAAATATTCGGATAAGATCATTGGAAGAGATCTGGAATTCGCTTATTTCCCGGATTCATTCTCCTTGGATGTTCGGATAGATTCTGCTCATAGTAAGGTGAGAGGAAATACTCTATTACAAAACGCTAAAGAATATTTAGAGATCGGAGAGATGGCTCATGCAAGTTCTCTGGTAGATAAATTTGTTTTACAAACAGGAACTTCTGAAGAAGAAAAAGACGAAATTTTTGCAGCGCTGGGAGAAGTTACGGGTAATCAATACCTGACTGTATTCCATACAAGAAATCTAATGAAAAGAAGAAGGATCCCTGATGATGTGATCCTTCTACCCTCCAAACTAGCTTCCAGGATTTATCCCAGACCTCATAGAGATATAGTTTCTCATTATTCCAAATCTTTCGGGATCGAAGAAGATATTGTTTATGCTGTGATGAGGCAGGAGTCCTTTTTTAAGGAGAATGCAGTATCTTCTTCCAATGCGAGCGGTCTCATGCAGATTATGGGACCTACTGGTAAAGGGTTAGCCCAAGGTTTGGGCCTTGGACCCTATTCTCTTTTTGATCCGGAAATTTCTATCCAAATGGGTGCAAAATTCCTAAAATACCTTCTTTCTTCCAATGAAAACGATTTGAAATGGGCTTCTATCGCTTATAACGGAGGGCCGGGAAATCTCAGAAAATGGAAACGAAATCATTATCATGGAGATTTTAATCACTTTTTGGAAGAACTTCCTTTGAAAGAACCCCGTGATTATTGCAGGATCGTAACGTCGAACTATTATAATTACCAAAGTTTAAGGCAGTACAAAAACCGCTGA
- a CDS encoding glycosyl transferase — translation MKKIHISAFVSGHGFGHISRSLEAILQILNKNPDWTATINSPRGEEFASSLDLSSIWGQVRTRIKFRKTKSDVGIVQRDSLGMDLDSTESEILEFQKNKNSLLESETEYLKKEKPDIIWSDSSSFPFLISSDLKIPSLFLGNFTWDYIYSYYESKIFQKYSEELKKEYALCDLGLILPLSCPVTSIRKTKNIGLLGRKPNLNKEEARRYYGFEEGIEYYLFSFGAYGIDSSHFDWKEWDPSKRRIVIGGIEWKIEAKNNLGIVTIRNCHYPDLLRACDFVLTKPGYGILSESYFAGTPILYTDRGNFPEYKYLVETLQSQYKSSYISHNDLFSFNWEQASKSAISSNVVPDLRFQKDAFQEIQDSILDLIK, via the coding sequence ATGAAAAAGATCCATATCTCCGCATTCGTAAGCGGCCACGGTTTCGGCCATATCAGTCGCAGCTTAGAGGCCATCCTACAAATTTTAAATAAAAATCCAGATTGGACAGCCACCATCAATTCTCCCAGAGGAGAAGAGTTTGCATCTTCCCTGGACCTTTCCAGTATTTGGGGACAAGTCAGGACCAGGATCAAATTCAGAAAAACAAAATCAGATGTAGGAATAGTTCAAAGAGACTCTCTTGGTATGGATTTAGATTCTACTGAGTCCGAAATTTTAGAATTTCAGAAGAATAAAAACTCTCTCTTAGAATCAGAAACTGAATATCTAAAAAAAGAAAAGCCGGATATTATATGGTCGGATTCTTCTTCCTTTCCTTTTCTGATCTCTTCTGACTTAAAGATCCCTTCTCTATTTTTGGGAAATTTTACTTGGGATTATATTTACTCATATTATGAATCTAAAATATTCCAAAAATATTCAGAAGAATTAAAAAAGGAATATGCACTCTGCGATTTAGGACTTATTCTTCCACTTTCCTGCCCAGTTACTTCTATTCGTAAAACCAAAAACATTGGATTATTAGGGCGTAAACCAAATCTAAACAAAGAAGAAGCCAGAAGATATTACGGCTTTGAAGAAGGTATAGAATATTATCTATTTTCCTTCGGTGCTTATGGGATCGACTCTTCTCATTTTGATTGGAAAGAATGGGACCCGTCCAAAAGAAGAATCGTGATAGGTGGGATAGAATGGAAGATCGAAGCCAAAAACAATCTAGGGATCGTTACTATTCGAAACTGTCATTATCCGGATCTACTTAGAGCATGCGATTTCGTACTAACCAAACCAGGTTATGGTATCTTAAGTGAATCCTATTTTGCAGGAACTCCTATACTTTATACGGATAGAGGTAACTTTCCCGAATATAAGTATTTGGTAGAAACGTTACAATCTCAGTATAAATCTTCTTATATCTCTCATAATGATCTGTTTTCTTTCAATTGGGAACAAGCTTCCAAGTCCGCAATATCTTCTAACGTTGTTCCAGATTTAAGATTTCAGAAAGATGCCTTCCAAGAGATCCAAGATTCGATCTTAGATCTTATCAAATAA
- a CDS encoding TrmH family RNA methyltransferase, giving the protein MKKNILKISSFSNEKLKYISGLKDKKNREKSGTFFIEGFREIQRAQVSGKVNFEYLLTCPACYLGENEEDLVSSIDAKTIIVPKQIFEKISYRDRPDGLIATAELPDFSLSSKTKLSDDPVLVIEGVEKPGNLGTILRTAEGAGFHKVFVADPRLDLFNPNVIRSSTGTLFTLDVFQSDIKELYPILKNAGYKTFAVTPEAKSLHWDANLKGKVALVFGSEQYGLSEYARSQSDQYISLPMKGVADSLNLAMSAGILMYEVLRQNR; this is encoded by the coding sequence TTGAAGAAGAACATTTTGAAAATCAGCAGTTTTTCAAATGAAAAGCTGAAGTATATCTCCGGACTTAAAGATAAAAAAAACAGAGAAAAATCAGGCACATTCTTCATTGAAGGTTTTAGAGAGATCCAAAGAGCACAGGTTTCCGGCAAAGTTAATTTTGAATATTTACTCACCTGCCCTGCTTGTTACTTAGGAGAAAACGAAGAAGATCTAGTCTCTTCTATCGATGCAAAAACGATCATCGTTCCAAAACAAATTTTCGAAAAAATCTCCTATAGAGATAGACCTGATGGTCTGATTGCAACCGCTGAATTACCTGACTTCTCCTTATCATCTAAAACAAAACTTTCAGATGATCCTGTACTTGTAATCGAAGGTGTAGAAAAACCAGGAAACTTGGGTACCATCTTAAGAACTGCAGAAGGTGCAGGATTTCATAAAGTATTTGTTGCTGATCCAAGATTGGATCTATTTAATCCAAACGTTATTCGCTCTTCGACAGGCACATTATTCACCTTGGATGTTTTTCAATCTGATATTAAAGAACTTTATCCTATTCTCAAAAATGCAGGATATAAAACATTTGCGGTGACTCCTGAAGCTAAGTCTCTTCATTGGGACGCTAACTTGAAAGGAAAAGTTGCACTTGTTTTTGGAAGTGAGCAGTACGGACTAAGTGAATACGCAAGATCTCAAAGTGATCAGTATATTTCTCTCCCTATGAAGGGAGTGGCCGACAGTTTAAATCTGGCAATGTCCGCTGGAATTTTAATGTACGAAGTACTTCGACAAAATCGTTAA